The bacterium DNA segment CGCGCCACCGCGTGGGCGGTCCTGACGCCCGTATCCGGTCGGTGCGGACCTGCAATGCAGGGATCGGCACGGGCGGCACGTACCCTGGCGGTCCGCATCCCGTGGTGGCTCGCCGGGAGCGTTCCGTCCGCGTCCCTGGTGCTCGGGGTCTCGCTTCGCCGGCCGACCCGGATGCAGTGGGTGGTTGGTGGGACTGCTCATCGCGGCGGTCGTCGCCCGCGCGCCCGGACGCGTTCGGGCGTGATCCCGATCGGCGCAAGTGGACTGGCACTTGAGATCGCGGAGTCCGGCCCGGCAGTCGCGCCCATCCCAGCCGACCCTCGCGATTCGGCGAAGGCGAGCAGGGCCACAAGACATGGCGACCGACGGAACATGCTCTCCTTGATGCCGCGGTGGGTCCTGGGTATCGTCTTTCTCGTTGGCGCGCATCTTTCAGCATCCTACCTCACGCCCCTTGACGAACAGGCTCAGAGGACGTTTCTCGGACTGCTCAAGTGGGCATGGCCTTGGGCGTACGGGGAGCATGGGCCGCTCGGTGAACTCTCGCCGGAACCCTCAGGGTTTCCACTAGGCGGCTTCTTCATTGCCGCGACGAGCGCGGGGCTGCTTTTCCCAGCCGCTCTCTCGGTCCTGGGTTGGTGGGTGCCGTTCGGCTGGTGGCGGCCACTCGCGGTCGCGGGTGCTGGGGTTCAACTGATTCTTATGGCTTCGTTCGCTGGCCCGACGAAGCTGATGCCGATCGCCTTGGATGCACTCATCCTGTACGCGACGTTGAGCCGCTCGTGGTAGTGCACATGAACGTTGGGTGTACACAGCGATGGAACTGCGGCCGCCGAGGCCTGTGCGCGGACGAGAGTCACAGTCGGCGGGACCCTTCCTGCGTGCGCACCGAGCGTGGCGATTCCCGGTTAGTGCGTCAGCGCGCTGAACGTCGTCCCGAGGTAGTAGGGCCACAAGACGATCGCTAGGACACCGTTCCAGAACACCAGGTGGAGGAATCCGATTGTGAAGAGCCATCCTCCGACCCAAAGCAGTCCCATGCAATTCGGCGCCGACACGACCTTGACTTTGTCCACGGCATCCCCCTTGGCGAGTGCCCTGCCCAACGGTCTTGGCTCCTAGCATACGGGCTCGCCGTCGACGGAGGCATCCGGCGGGCACCCGATCTTGCGACGTGAAAAGCACCGCCACCCTCCGGCTCAGTCGACACGAGCGCGACACCAACGGGATCAGCGACGCCTATTCCACGCAACGAGAGGAGACGGCGCAACAATTGCCGTGGATCTCGCCGAAGTCATCGGTCCGGCGCCGAGGTCGCGCTCGCGAGCGCAAGGCGGAAGGCACGGGGAATGGTGACCTGCCCACGTCCGTTCCAGCCCAGTGGTATCGTCTCAAGACGAGATTCACCTGGAGCGACCGATGCTCAATCTCCTCGTCATCATCGCCAGCACGCGACCGGGTCGGGCCGGTTGGCCCGTCGCACAGTGGTTCGTGAAGGTGGCCGAGCGGCACGAAGCGTTTCACGTCACGCTCGCTGACTTGGCCGAGATCAACCTGCCGCTGCTTGATGAGCCCGCGCATCCGCGAATGCGGCAGTACGCGCACGAGCACACCAAGGCGTGGAGCAAGTTGGTGAGCGCGGCCGATGCCTTCGTGTTGGTGATGCCAGAATACAATTACTTCGCGCCTCCCGCACTTGTGAACGCCGTGGACTACTTGCTGTACGAATGGAGCTACAAGCCGGCGGGCTTCGTGAGCTACGGTGCGATGTCGGGCGGCGTGCGGTCCGTGCAGGCCATCAA contains these protein-coding regions:
- a CDS encoding NAD(P)H-dependent oxidoreductase, with the protein product MLNLLVIIASTRPGRAGWPVAQWFVKVAERHEAFHVTLADLAEINLPLLDEPAHPRMRQYAHEHTKAWSKLVSAADAFVLVMPEYNYFAPPALVNAVDYLLYEWSYKPAGFVSYGAMSGGVRSVQAIKPLLTSVSVMPLPVGVAIPFVSKHIDDTKTFVATDQHEQSARAMLDELRKWAAALKPLRE